aaaaatatatatattaattatgtatttcaagAACGAGTTTCTTCTCCCATTTGTTTCTTAAGAGTTCTTCTTATTTCTTCTGTGATTTGAAATTTTGGGCCATGTCCAGGAACAATCCAATCTGCTGTATCTGCTACTTTAGACCTGTTCTTCATTTGTTGTACTGGATCCTCACTACCAGCTTCTAACCATAAGCTTGGATTATCTATATCTTCAAATCTTTCAAAGAGGTCTCCTGAAAATATCAAGTAGTATTTAACatgtaaaaaacgttttttttttcttttaattggtAAAGCAGCCAGTACAAACCTGCAATAGCTACAGTTACATCATCTGTAGTTTTAACTATAACAGTGACATCAGAAAGTGTGTGCCCAGGTGTAGGTATCACTTTTATATTGTCATCAATTTTATATTCCTCTcctgaaatatgaaattttaatattaggtaaGTACTAAAATGCTACACAgtatgaaacaaataatatttcatgaagAAAAATTGAGGAAGTGAAGAAACTGTTACTAAGAGTCCAGCTCTTacaggaatgttttttttaactgtaggtACAGTTTCTAGCTAAGCTTTGCCCACCTTTGTCAAATGGATGTGTGTAATATTCATCTTGAAAAGAGACACTGAAGCCAACTATGTGTTTTGCCTTCAAGAACAGATTATT
This sequence is a window from Trichoplusia ni isolate ovarian cell line Hi5 chromosome 8, tn1, whole genome shotgun sequence. Protein-coding genes within it:
- the LOC113496820 gene encoding metallo-beta-lactamase domain-containing protein 1-like — its product is MCEVKVLYDGYSVMTGKDQMSANCSCTLIKGDHNVIVDTMTAWDSQKIISALEAHNIRPENINYVISTHGHSDHIGNNNLFLKAKHIVGFSVSFQDEYYTHPFDKGEEYKIDDNIKVIPTPGHTLSDVTVIVKTTDDVTVAIAGDLFERFEDIDNPSLWLEAGSEDPVQQMKNRSKVADTADWIVPGHGPKFQITEEIRRTLKKQMGEETRS